CTCCGAAATACGGAGAAGCGATTGATTTTGCTTTTGCAACAACTGATTTGGCAGTTATCGTGTTGCGGACTTTTAAAGCGTTTCCGCAGCGCTACTTTGCGATTTCAAATGGTTTTCCAATTGTCTAGGCCGATCATCCCCCTAAAACACGCCTTCGTAGGCATGCTTTAGGCGAATGATCGTGATTGTCAACGAACTTTGATGTCCCTGGCTATTTCTCTTTCCGTATCCCGCCTTTTCATATCTTCGCGTTTGTCGTACTTCTTTTTACCGCGGGCTATTCCTATAGCTATCTTTATCTTATTCTTCTTATTATACACCTTTAGGGGTACTATTGTCAATCCCCTTATTTTTTCAACTTCGGACAACTTAGCGATTTCTTTCTTGGTTAAAAGAAGCCGTCTGTTTCTTTCGGGGTCGTAATCCGGCGCGTTTTTCGGCTGATACGGAGGGATTGTTGCGCCTACCAAAAACGCCTCGCCACCGCGAATGACAACATGCGAACCTTCAAGGACACCATGCTTTTCTCTCAGGGACTTAACCTCTTGCCCCACGAGCTCCATTCCGGCTTCAACCGTTTCAGTGATTTCATAATTAAACCGAGCTTTTTTATTTTCCAAAAGCATTCTTTTATGATACCAGAGAGGACGATGTTTGGCATTAAATATTACTATTTGGTACTTTGAATTACAAAACTCCCATTTTCATAAAGTCCTGTATTTTTTCATAATATTCTGATATTATCTCCAAGAAGCATGTCAGCCAAAAACAACAGAAAAGCTCCCAAGAACTCAAAATTCACCAACCAGCTCATAACCGGTTTTTTGGTTCTGCTTGTTGTAATGACCTTGTACTCTTTCATCGCGGAGAGAAACAAGGGTCTTGAGGAAATTCCTCTTTCACAGCTTGCCGGCGATATTTCTCTCGGGCAAGTGGAGAAAATTTCCGTTGATGGCGAGAACCTGAATATAGAATACAAAGACGGCTCCACGAAAGAGTCCCAAAAAGAAGTTCAAAGTTCTCTCACGGAAACACTTAAAAACTACGGCATAGAGTCAGAGGTGTTGTCTGCCGTCACCATTGAAGTCAAAAGGCCCGGAGGTTTGGGTTTCTGGTTTTTTCAGTTGGCTCCGTTTCTCATTCCTTTGATTTTTATCATTTTGTTTATTTGGTTTTTGACAAGGCAAGTCAAGGGGGCGGGTATGCAGGCCTTTTCTTTCGGCCAGTCCAAGGCGCGCATTACTTTTCCGCATGACAAAAAACAGCAGATTAAATTCAAAGACATCGCCGGTAATAAAGAGGCCAAAGAGGAACTCAAAGAAATAGTGGATTTTCTGAAAAATCCTAAAAAGTTTTTGGAAATAGGCGCGCGTATCCCCAAGGGTGTGTTGCTTATGGGTCCCGCGGGAACCGGAAAAACGCTTTTGGCAAGAGGCGTGGCGGGCGAGGCGGGCGTGGCTTTTTTCTCAATTTCCGGTTCGGAATTTGTGGAGATGTTTGTGGGTGTCGGCGCTTCGCGGGTCCGGGATTTATTCCAGATGGCCAAGAAGGCGGCCCCAGCCATTATATTCATAGACGAAATAGATGCGGTGGGGCGCGTCCGTGGCACGGGAGTGGGCGGAGGCAACGATGAAAGGGAGCAGACCCTCAATCAGATACTTGTTGAAATGGACGGTTTTGAGCCGAATGAAAAAATTATCATAATGGCAGCAACTAATCGCCCGGATGTTTTAGACCCTGCTCTCGTACGCCCGGGACGATTTGACAGGCGAGTGGTTTTGGATTTGCCGGACAGAAACGATAGGGGAGAGATTTTAAAAATCCACTCGGTGGGCAAACCGTTTGCCGAAGACGTTGATTTAAAGGTTATCGCGGAGCGTACCCCGGGCTTTTCCGGCGCCGATTTGTATTCTTTAATGAACGAAGCGGCAATTTTGGCGGCGCGAGAAAATCGCAACAAAATTTCCCAGTACGACCTTATTCGCTCCATTGAAAAAGTAATGCTCGGTCCGGAGCGCAAGAGCCACGTGCTTTCCAAAAAAGAAAAAGAGATTACGGCATATCACGAAGCGGGACACGCTCTGGTGGCTTCCGTTTTGCCTTACGCCGACCCTGTGCATAAAATTTCAATAATTTCACGTGGGCGAGCCGCCGGCTACACTTTGAAATTGCCTTTTGAAGACAGGCGGTTGCAATCGCGCAAAGAATTTTTGGACGATATTGCCATGTCTCTCGGAGGGTATGTTACGGAACAAATGGTTTTTGACGACCTAACGACCGGCGCCTCAAATGATTTGCAGGTTTCAACCGCCTTGGCTCGCGATATGGTTACAAAATACGGCATGTCGGAAAAGATAGGGCCGGTGGCTTTGGAGGGCGCGGGAGGGCTTTCCCCATTTGGTGGCAGAATGAACTCGCATGAATATTCGGAAAAAGTCGGAGGCGACATAGACGCGGAGGTTTCCCGTATCATGAACGAGGCGCGCCAAAAAGCCATAGATATCATCACAAAACACAAAGCGGCCCTTGATGCCATTTCAGAGCGACTTATAGAGACGGAGACGATAGAAAGAGAAGAGTACGAAAAGATAATAATAGCGCACGGAATAATGCCTAAAAGGAAACAGGATATTGAGCATCAAGAATAAGCTCTGCTTATTCTTGGAATTTCTAATTTCTTCCTCTACATGCTCAAAATGGCGAGCGGAGTCGAGCCGTAATTCACTGTGAATTATGAAACACCTGCCCCCCCACGAGGGAAAGCTCCCAAAAAAGTGACCGCTCCAAGGGCGCTTGCCCTGGGCTTAGGTCACTTTTTTGTGACTTTCCTCGTGGGGGGGTCGCCTACTGTATTTCGTAATTCAAGATAATTCACCTAATTTCTGATAAAATTCCTAATTCCCGACTCTCAAAATTAACCTAAGATGTCTTTCTTAATTATCTGGCGCAACCACGAAGTCAATTATCAATCCTAAACTGATATAAACCAGTTCCGTCAAACAGTTTTGCAATTAAAGCTTCTATTTCTTGTCGTCGCTGTTCGTATAGAGTCGCATTCTGAGGTTGTTTTTTAATATCGGAATCAAGATAACGCAATTGTTCTTTCCATTTCTTATACATTTTGTCCTCGCAGATATGCTTTGACATCGGATTTTGAGCCCACAAATTTGTAGTGTATTTTCGCCACTCGCTCAAGGTAGAGTCATGACGGGAGCCACCGTCTAAGTATTGGCACAATTCAGCATTATCTGTCTCATAAGCGAGTTCAACCACACAATCATCCATTTTCATGGAATGAGCCATTGCGCCATCCAAACAGAAAGAAACATCGTTCTTTTGCTGAGCGAGATCATTAAAACATTCATACTGTGATAATGAACATTCATAAGTGTAGGTATATGTTCTGCCGTCACTTAAAAAGTTACACATATTGGAACACACTGCTACAATTTCGTTGGTATCGGTTAATTCTTGTCGAACATCTTTATAACATTGGACTTTCCTTTCTTTACTGAAAACTTGAGAAGTTGCAGACGAGAAAAGATGACCGCAGTACTCATATTGGACTTTGTTCACTGCGAGGGAATAGGTCACTTCACCGGCGTATGCAATTCCCCAAAAAACAATAGTTATACCGATAACCGGCATAATCCTTTTCCACAGTCGGTCTCTACGAGCGCTTGCATCGGTAGAGTTTGGATCATGCTGTATCATAGTCATTCTTTTTTTGATAATAAGACGATTTTTCCAAAAGGCAAATAAAAAAGCCACCAATCCCATAATTGCAATTGACATGTAAATAAGACCACCAACATCAAAGAAACTGTCGCGAAAACGGTATTTTTCTAATAAAAACCACATACCGTAAAATACGCTGAAAACCAAACCTGAAAGAATACCTATGTATGAATTTACAAACATAGGATTTTCTGAAGGGATAGCAACTGTCTTTGCTTCGCGGTAGATAACGGCTTGTGCAATAAAGATATAGACAATTAAGCCCACGATCCCCAATGTCCCAGAAAACAGAAGAGATAATATAGCGAGAGAATACAAACCAAGTGTTAAAAAAACAAGTTTCATAAGTTGAAAGAAACCCTAGTTAATAAATAACTTCGGTATGAGGAAGCATTTGTTGAATTTGCATAATTTCCGCGTTGGATAAGGGGTTGTCGGTGATAACAATCGTTTTCAGATTTTCCAGTTTTCCTATCTCATTTGGCACCGAGGTTATTTGATTACCGGCAATATTTAATGTTTCCAAGCTACTAAGTTCGCCAATACCTACGGGAAAAGAAGTCAGCTTAAGTCCGCCGATGTTTAACTCCCGTAAATTGTTGAATTTGGAAATCCTTTCAAAAAACAGATTTCTAATTCGCGGACTCGATATGCTCTTGCCGGTACCATCTAAATAAAGGACTGTGATTCCTTCGGGATTCTTTCGTATGTTACGTTCTATTTCCGCATATATTTTGTAATCCGCGTAATCGTGTCGTATATATTCATGTATATATGGATTTAACACAGTAGAAAGAACTATTAACCCGATACCGATTAGGGATAATACAAATAAACCAATCTTTGGAGTGTGTGATTGAATGAATTCT
This is a stretch of genomic DNA from bacterium. It encodes these proteins:
- the smpB gene encoding SsrA-binding protein SmpB — protein: MLLENKKARFNYEITETVEAGMELVGQEVKSLREKHGVLEGSHVVIRGGEAFLVGATIPPYQPKNAPDYDPERNRRLLLTKKEIAKLSEVEKIRGLTIVPLKVYNKKNKIKIAIGIARGKKKYDKREDMKRRDTEREIARDIKVR
- the ftsH gene encoding ATP-dependent zinc metalloprotease FtsH, producing the protein MSAKNNRKAPKNSKFTNQLITGFLVLLVVMTLYSFIAERNKGLEEIPLSQLAGDISLGQVEKISVDGENLNIEYKDGSTKESQKEVQSSLTETLKNYGIESEVLSAVTIEVKRPGGLGFWFFQLAPFLIPLIFIILFIWFLTRQVKGAGMQAFSFGQSKARITFPHDKKQQIKFKDIAGNKEAKEELKEIVDFLKNPKKFLEIGARIPKGVLLMGPAGTGKTLLARGVAGEAGVAFFSISGSEFVEMFVGVGASRVRDLFQMAKKAAPAIIFIDEIDAVGRVRGTGVGGGNDEREQTLNQILVEMDGFEPNEKIIIMAATNRPDVLDPALVRPGRFDRRVVLDLPDRNDRGEILKIHSVGKPFAEDVDLKVIAERTPGFSGADLYSLMNEAAILAARENRNKISQYDLIRSIEKVMLGPERKSHVLSKKEKEITAYHEAGHALVASVLPYADPVHKISIISRGRAAGYTLKLPFEDRRLQSRKEFLDDIAMSLGGYVTEQMVFDDLTTGASNDLQVSTALARDMVTKYGMSEKIGPVALEGAGGLSPFGGRMNSHEYSEKVGGDIDAEVSRIMNEARQKAIDIITKHKAALDAISERLIETETIEREEYEKIIIAHGIMPKRKQDIEHQE